A part of Doryrhamphus excisus isolate RoL2022-K1 chromosome 8, RoL_Dexc_1.0, whole genome shotgun sequence genomic DNA contains:
- the LOC131134431 gene encoding neuronal acetylcholine receptor subunit alpha-10-like isoform X1, with protein sequence MSHGFIMKRLDSSTLFCLLLCVTGLPASRCAHSKYAQKLLTDLFANYTSALRPVQDTDDILNVTLQVTLSQIIDMDERNQILTAYLWIRQVWLDAHLKWSRDDYDGLDTIRIPSSYVWRPDIVLYNNADDHFTGSMDTNVVIRHDGQITWDSPAITKSSCKVDVSFFPFDAQQCRFTYGSWTYNGNHLDILNAMESADLADLVDNVEWEVLGMPAKRNVILYGCCADPYPDITYTLKLKRRASFYVFNLLIPCVMISFLAPLGFYLPADSGEKVSLGVTVMLALTVFQLLVAEIMPPSENVPLIGKYYIATMTMITASTALTIFIMNIHHCGPDAKPVPMWAKKVILQYLARICFVYEVGENCLSTRDASVVNRNMNGRVGASMEDRTFVTERGHEEAGLDQLMSPDESSMGVNPTNHFNFWKNGAFVSPDCEDSAAGMRYRKGGVSEVNKDERLLILPNVEYIANYYKEQRATQKRTGEWKKVAKVLDRFFMWLFFIMVFFMSLLIIGKAV encoded by the exons ATGTCACATGGTTTCATCATGAAACGACTGGATTCCTCTACTTTATTTTGCTTGTTGCTTTGTGTCACAGGGTTGCCAG CTAGCCGGTGCGCTCACAGCAAATATGCACAGAAGCTCCTGACCGATCTGTTCGCCAACTACACGAGTGCGCTGAGGCCGGTGCAGGACACCGACGACATACTGAACGTCACGCTGCAGGTCACGCTATCGCAAATTATCGACATG GACGAGCGAAACCAAATTCTGACCGCTTACTTGTGGATAAGGCAAGTCTGGCTGGATGCACATCTTAAATGGAGTAGAGACGACTACGATGGCCTCGATACCATCCGTATACCTAGCAGTTATGTATGGAGACCTGATATTGTCCTATATAACAA CGCTGATGACCACTTCACGGGTTCCATGGACACCAACGTGGTGATCCGCCATGACGGTCAGATCACATGGGACTCGCCGGCCATCACCAAAAGCTCCTGCAAAGTGGAcgtgtctttttttccctttgatgCTCAGCAGTGCAGGTTCACATACGGTTCCTGGACCTACAACGGCAACCACTTGGACATCCTGAACGCAATGGAGAGCGCCGACCTTGCAGACTTGGTGGACAACGTGGAATGGGAGGTGCTGGGAATGCCGGCCAAGCGGAATGTGATTCTTTACGGATGCTGCGCCGACCCGTACCCGGATATCACCTACACCTTGAAACTCAAAAGAAGGGCGTCATTTTATGTCTTCAACTTATTGATACCCTGCGTCATGATCTCGTTCCTGGCTCCTCTGGGTTTCTACTTACCTGCTGACTCCGGAGAGAAGGTGTCGTTGGGTGTTACGGTGATGCTGGCGCTGACTGTGTTTCAGCTGTTGGTTGCGGAGATCATGCCGCCATCGGAGAATGTACCGCTCATTG GAAAGTACTACATCGCCACCATGACCATGATCACAGCCTCCACGGCTTTGACTATCTTCATCATGAATATCCACCACTGCGGCCCGGACGCCAAACCAGTCCCCATGTGGGCCAAGAAGGTCATTCTACAGTACTTGGCGAGAATATGTTTCGTTTATGAAGTCGGCGAGAACTGCTTGTCTACTCGGGATGCTTCAGTAGTGAACCGCAACATGAACGGCCGAGTGGGGGCCTCCATGGAGGACCGTACGTTTGTAACGGAAAGGGGGCACGAGGAAGCCGGCTTGGATCAACTCATGAGTCCTGATGAGTCCTCGATGGGCGTCAACCCTACTAATCACTTCAACTTCTGGAAAAATGGTGCGTTTGTGAGTCCTGATTGTGAGGATTCGGCCGCCGGGATGAGATACCGGAAAGGCGGAGTCAGCGAAGTCAATAAAGACGAGAGATTGCTGATTCTGCCCAACGTTGAGTACATCGCCAACTACTACAAAGAGCAGAGGGCCACCCAGAAGAGGACTGGGGAGTGGAAGAAGGTGGCCAAGGTTTTAGATCGCTTCTTCATGTGGTTGTTCTTCATTATGGTCTTTTTCATGAGTCTTCTCATCATCGGGAAAGCCGTCTGA
- the LOC131134903 gene encoding olfactory receptor 6N1-like: MTDTNASSQWLLLQSLELSWIQVYPSFVFGALTYLIIVVCNLLVTATIAMNKKLHKPMFILLFNLPLSDLLGATAFFPQFLFSILSHNRLISTDACMLQAFLIHVYGTANLLTLTAMAYDRYIAICSPLRYHVIMSPKKLVKIIFFIWFIDLSMMAVLFALFARLTFCSRKIVDLFCNNPSLLKLTCEDNTVNNIYGLAGVVFLQGGTLSIVIYTYAQILRVCVMTNNTDTRKKAIQTCGTHLTVFVILQVNTVFTLLAHRIESVSPPMRRLLGLSVLVFPPFLDPMIYGLKLTELKESIHFVLRKTLSKLRRK; encoded by the coding sequence ATGACGGACACCAACGCGTCTTCTCAGTGGTTGTTGCTGCAATCGCTGGAATTGTCTTGGATTCAAGTCTATCCATCGTTTGTGTTTGGCGCTTTAACTTATCTAATTATTGTCGTTTGCAACTTGCTGGTGACGGCGACCATCGCCATGAACAAGAAGCTCCACAAGCCCATGTTCATCCTGCTCTTCAACTTGCCTCTAAGCGACCTGCTGGGAGCTACGGCTTTCTTCCCGCAATTTTTATTCAGCATCCTCTCGCACAATAGACTCATTTCTACCGACGCGTGTATGCTACAAGCGTTTCTTATTCACGTCTACGGCACGGCAAATTTGTTAACTTTAACCGCCATGGCGTACGACCGATATATCGCTATATGTTCGCCTTTGAGGTACCACGTTATTATGAGTCCAAAGAAGCTcgttaaaattatattttttatctgGTTCATCGATTTATCCATGATGGCCGTCCTGTTTGCGTTGTTCGCACGGCTCACGTTTTGCAGTCGTAAAATCGTGGATTTGTTTTGTAACAATCCGTCGCTGCTGAAGCTGACTTGCGAGGACAATACCGTGAACAACATTTACGGTTTGGCCGGCGTGGTTTTTCTGCAAGGCGGCACTTTATCGATAGTGATATACACCTACGCGCAAATACTTCGAGTGTGCGTTATGACTAATAATACGGACACGCGCAAAAAGGCGATACAGACGTGCGGAACGCATTTGACCGTTTTTGTCATCCTGCAAGTCAATACCGTTTTCACGCTGCTGGCGCACAGGATTGAAAGCGTCTCGCCGCCAATGAGGAGGCTGCTCGGTTTGTCTGTTTTAGTCTTTCCGCCTTTTTTGGACCCCATGATTTACGGGCTGAAACTCACTGAGCTGAAGGAAAGCATTCACTTCGTTCTAAGAAAGACGCTAAGCAAATTGCGTCGGAAGTGA
- the LOC131134431 gene encoding neuronal acetylcholine receptor subunit alpha-10-like isoform X2: MSHGFIMKRLDSSTLFCLLLCVTGLPASRCAHSKYAQKLLTDLFANYTSALRPVQDTDDILNVTLQDERNQILTAYLWIRQVWLDAHLKWSRDDYDGLDTIRIPSSYVWRPDIVLYNNADDHFTGSMDTNVVIRHDGQITWDSPAITKSSCKVDVSFFPFDAQQCRFTYGSWTYNGNHLDILNAMESADLADLVDNVEWEVLGMPAKRNVILYGCCADPYPDITYTLKLKRRASFYVFNLLIPCVMISFLAPLGFYLPADSGEKVSLGVTVMLALTVFQLLVAEIMPPSENVPLIGKYYIATMTMITASTALTIFIMNIHHCGPDAKPVPMWAKKVILQYLARICFVYEVGENCLSTRDASVVNRNMNGRVGASMEDRTFVTERGHEEAGLDQLMSPDESSMGVNPTNHFNFWKNGAFVSPDCEDSAAGMRYRKGGVSEVNKDERLLILPNVEYIANYYKEQRATQKRTGEWKKVAKVLDRFFMWLFFIMVFFMSLLIIGKAV; this comes from the exons ATGTCACATGGTTTCATCATGAAACGACTGGATTCCTCTACTTTATTTTGCTTGTTGCTTTGTGTCACAGGGTTGCCAG CTAGCCGGTGCGCTCACAGCAAATATGCACAGAAGCTCCTGACCGATCTGTTCGCCAACTACACGAGTGCGCTGAGGCCGGTGCAGGACACCGACGACATACTGAACGTCACGCTGCAG GACGAGCGAAACCAAATTCTGACCGCTTACTTGTGGATAAGGCAAGTCTGGCTGGATGCACATCTTAAATGGAGTAGAGACGACTACGATGGCCTCGATACCATCCGTATACCTAGCAGTTATGTATGGAGACCTGATATTGTCCTATATAACAA CGCTGATGACCACTTCACGGGTTCCATGGACACCAACGTGGTGATCCGCCATGACGGTCAGATCACATGGGACTCGCCGGCCATCACCAAAAGCTCCTGCAAAGTGGAcgtgtctttttttccctttgatgCTCAGCAGTGCAGGTTCACATACGGTTCCTGGACCTACAACGGCAACCACTTGGACATCCTGAACGCAATGGAGAGCGCCGACCTTGCAGACTTGGTGGACAACGTGGAATGGGAGGTGCTGGGAATGCCGGCCAAGCGGAATGTGATTCTTTACGGATGCTGCGCCGACCCGTACCCGGATATCACCTACACCTTGAAACTCAAAAGAAGGGCGTCATTTTATGTCTTCAACTTATTGATACCCTGCGTCATGATCTCGTTCCTGGCTCCTCTGGGTTTCTACTTACCTGCTGACTCCGGAGAGAAGGTGTCGTTGGGTGTTACGGTGATGCTGGCGCTGACTGTGTTTCAGCTGTTGGTTGCGGAGATCATGCCGCCATCGGAGAATGTACCGCTCATTG GAAAGTACTACATCGCCACCATGACCATGATCACAGCCTCCACGGCTTTGACTATCTTCATCATGAATATCCACCACTGCGGCCCGGACGCCAAACCAGTCCCCATGTGGGCCAAGAAGGTCATTCTACAGTACTTGGCGAGAATATGTTTCGTTTATGAAGTCGGCGAGAACTGCTTGTCTACTCGGGATGCTTCAGTAGTGAACCGCAACATGAACGGCCGAGTGGGGGCCTCCATGGAGGACCGTACGTTTGTAACGGAAAGGGGGCACGAGGAAGCCGGCTTGGATCAACTCATGAGTCCTGATGAGTCCTCGATGGGCGTCAACCCTACTAATCACTTCAACTTCTGGAAAAATGGTGCGTTTGTGAGTCCTGATTGTGAGGATTCGGCCGCCGGGATGAGATACCGGAAAGGCGGAGTCAGCGAAGTCAATAAAGACGAGAGATTGCTGATTCTGCCCAACGTTGAGTACATCGCCAACTACTACAAAGAGCAGAGGGCCACCCAGAAGAGGACTGGGGAGTGGAAGAAGGTGGCCAAGGTTTTAGATCGCTTCTTCATGTGGTTGTTCTTCATTATGGTCTTTTTCATGAGTCTTCTCATCATCGGGAAAGCCGTCTGA
- the LOC131134902 gene encoding LOW QUALITY PROTEIN: olfactory receptor 3A3-like (The sequence of the model RefSeq protein was modified relative to this genomic sequence to represent the inferred CDS: substituted 1 base at 1 genomic stop codon) encodes MTALKARHCFRLTDCLYCIRISNHLKMLNESLAFGPYVSLDTFAIPHGGRYPIFFLGLFIYLFCVFCNVTLLSLIILRRNLHKPMYFILFSLPLNDLMGITAMLPKVLSDIVTETNQISYNLCVFQAFLLHLYGGGILFILAAMSLDRYIAICMPLRYSAIMTPKTVVCVVALTWGLDFILIAALFSLQTRLPRCKSVIKNVFCDNPSLVKLRCGNATVNNVIGLFATTLMQAISVSIQAFSYVKILITCLVTRRSDAKKKAINTCVAQLVIIIIFEVVGTFTILSHRFQNVSSDLQKIMGVLIFLISPFLNPLVYGLYTSEIRQTMLRVLQNRPSFXKKQVSLLGLRALLLLESS; translated from the exons ATGACGGCTTTAAAAGCACGCCACTGCTTCAGACTGACTGATTGTTTGTACTGCATTAGAATCTCGAATCATCTGAAAATGCTTAATGAATCTTTGGCGTTCGGCCCCTACGTGAGCCTGGACACCTTCGCCATTCCGCACGGAGGCAGGTACCCCATCTTTTTTCTTGGACTCTTCATTTATCTGTTTTGCGTCTTTTGCAACGTGACGTTGCTGAGCTTGATCATCCTGCGGCGAAACCTCCACAAGCCCATGTACTTCATCCTCTTCAGCCTCCCCCTCAACGACCTGATGGGCATCACCGCCATGCTCCCGAAGGTCCTGTCGGACATCGTCACCGAGACCAACCAGATCTCCTACAATCTGTGCGTGTTCCAAGCTTTTCTCCTGCACTTGTACGGCGGCGGGATTCTCTTCATCCTGGCGGCCATGTCTTTGGATCGCTACATCGCCATCTGCATGCCTTTACGCTACAGCGCCATCATGACCCCCAAAACGGTCGTATGCGTCGTCGCGCTCACGTGGGGTCTGGACTTCATCCTCATCGCCGCGCTCTTCTCGCTTCAAACCAGACTCCCTCGCTGCAAATCCGTTATCAAAAACGTCTTCTGCGATAATCCATCGCTTGTGAAGCTACGGTGCGGAAACGCCACCGTCAACAACGTCATCGGTCTCTTCGCCACGACGCTCATGCAAGCGATAAGCGTGTCGATTCAGGCTTTTTCATACGTGAAGATTCTGATCACTTGCTTGGTTACGAGGAGATCCGATGCCAAGAAGAAGGCCATCAACACGTGCGTGGCGCAGCTGGTGATTATTATCATATTCGAGGTTGTGGGCACTTTTACTATTTTGTCTCATCGATTCCAAAACGTGTCGAGTGATCTGCAAAAGATTATGGGCGTGTTGATATTTCTCATATCGCCGTTTTTGAACCCGTTGGTGTACGGGCTGTACACCAGCGAGATACGACAAACGATGCTCAGGGTCTTACAAAATAGACCctctttctaaaaaaaacaggtttcaCTTTTGGGGCTGAGAG CCCTGCTCTTGTTAGAATCATCATAG
- the LOC131134432 gene encoding post-GPI attachment to proteins factor 2-like produces the protein MIPGSYDHERPLIIRISFTTFVLCTVCLPLLGLITCVLISSVYHFDESTYTHCHVQNYLPSISASISQSPECHIWRFCIGLHSAPRFLVAFIYFKFYKMRFTSRFPERSLAYLSLAFSVLENLGLLLLSYVSSRETYFVHKEGFILFILSSLINMLITCRLWKAIKKYSLNPEDAKSHHWKVRFLLLNVCFCAFAGFFYIKHNLYCQSGIYTFFALFEYLIVFSNMAFHLTAVWDFGGREMMVISSSEDNAF, from the exons ATGATACCAGGCTCCTACGACCACGAGAGGCCGCTCATCATCAGGATCTCCTTCACCACGTTTGTCCTGTGTACCGTGTGCCTCCCACTGCTGGGCCTTATCACCTGTGTCCTTATTTCCTCTGTTTATCACTTCGATGAATCCACGTACACACACTGCCAC GTTCAGAACTACCTGCCGTCCATCAGTGCCTCCATCAGTCAGAGCCCCGAATGCCACATATGGCGTTTCTGCATTGGCCTGCACTCAGCGCCGAGGTTCCTGGTGGCGTTTATTTACTTCAAGTTCTACAAGATGCGATTCACTTCCAGGTTCCCCGAAAGGTCGCTCGCTTACTTGAGTCTGGCTTTCTCCGTTTTGGAAAACCTGGGACTTCTGCTCCTTTCATACGTGTCATCCAGAGAGACGTACT TTGTCCACAAGGAAGGATTCATCCTCTTCATTTTAAGCTCGCTGATCAACATGCTGATAACGTGTCGTTTATGGAAGGCCATTAAGAAGTACTCGTTAAATCCTGAG GATGCTAAATCTCATCATTGGAAAGTCCGTTTTTTACTTCTCAACGTTTGCTTCTGCGCTTTCGCCGGCTTCTTTTACATCAAACACAACCTGTACTGTCAGTCAGGGA TCTACACGTTCTTCGCTCTGTTTGAGTATCTCATTGTCTTCTCCAACATGGCCTTCCACCTGACGGCCGTTTGGGACTTCGGGGGTCGTGAGATGATGGTCATTTCGTCTTCAGAAGACAACGCTTTCTGA